Proteins encoded within one genomic window of Saccharopolyspora pogona:
- a CDS encoding M20 family metallopeptidase has protein sequence MRTTPLPRPDAERSAAAHAHCRASVQRHEAELGELSRSIHAEPELAFAEHRSAAKVADLLARHGFTVRTPVADLDTALVAEAGSGEVVVGICAEYDALPEVGHACGHNVIAAAGVGAALALAEIADDLGVTVRLIGTPAEETGGGKVLMLERGVFDDVALAMMVHPGPEEVCRPASLAITDLEVRYTGREAHAAAAPELGRNAADALTVAQVAIGLLRQHLEPRQMVHGIVTAGGAAPNIVPAHTAAVYNLRAAEARSLQRLENRIRACFEAGATATGCEHEVVQISPVYAELSPDGWLSEAYRRAITELGREPLDRGEEQGRVIGSTDMGNVTQALPAIHPMIALDCGDAVNHQAEFAAACATPAADRAVLDGAVAMAWTAVAAALDGAQRDRLLAAVRDRSGRS, from the coding sequence ATGAGAACCACCCCGCTCCCGCGCCCCGATGCCGAACGTTCCGCCGCAGCGCACGCCCACTGCCGCGCCTCGGTGCAACGCCACGAAGCGGAGCTGGGCGAGCTCTCCCGCAGCATCCACGCCGAGCCCGAGCTCGCGTTCGCCGAACACCGCAGCGCCGCCAAGGTCGCGGACCTGCTCGCCCGGCACGGCTTCACCGTCCGAACCCCGGTCGCCGACCTGGACACCGCACTGGTCGCCGAGGCGGGCAGCGGCGAGGTGGTCGTCGGCATCTGCGCTGAGTACGACGCGCTGCCCGAGGTCGGGCACGCCTGCGGGCACAACGTCATCGCCGCCGCCGGAGTCGGAGCCGCGCTCGCGCTGGCAGAGATCGCCGACGACCTGGGCGTCACGGTGCGGCTGATCGGGACCCCGGCGGAGGAGACCGGCGGCGGCAAGGTGCTGATGCTGGAACGCGGCGTCTTCGACGACGTTGCCCTGGCGATGATGGTGCACCCGGGTCCGGAAGAGGTCTGCCGCCCGGCCTCGCTGGCCATCACCGACCTGGAGGTCCGCTACACCGGGCGCGAGGCGCACGCCGCGGCCGCCCCGGAACTCGGCCGCAACGCGGCCGACGCGTTGACGGTCGCGCAGGTCGCCATCGGCCTGTTGCGGCAGCACCTGGAGCCGAGGCAGATGGTGCACGGTATCGTTACAGCAGGTGGCGCGGCACCGAACATCGTTCCCGCGCACACCGCGGCGGTTTACAACCTGCGTGCTGCCGAAGCGCGCTCCTTGCAGCGCCTGGAGAACCGCATTCGGGCCTGCTTCGAGGCGGGTGCGACGGCGACCGGATGTGAGCACGAAGTCGTGCAGATCTCCCCGGTCTACGCGGAGCTGAGCCCCGATGGATGGCTGTCGGAGGCGTACCGCCGCGCGATCACCGAGCTCGGGCGCGAACCGCTCGACCGGGGCGAAGAGCAGGGCCGGGTAATCGGCAGCACCGACATGGGCAACGTGACCCAGGCCTTGCCCGCGATCCATCCGATGATCGCGCTGGACTGCGGCGACGCGGTCAACCACCAGGCGGAATTCGCCGCAGCCTGCGCGACCCCGGCCGCGGATCGAGCGGTGCTCGACGGGGCGGTGGCGATGGCCTGGACCGCGGTGGCCGCCGCATTGGACGGCGCGCAACGAGATCGCCTGCTGGCGGCCGTGCGCGACCGGTCCGGTCGGAGTTAG
- a CDS encoding monovalent cation/H+ antiporter complex subunit F, producing the protein MAWVFAITFGLLCVAGLLVVVRLLLGRTTLDRIVAVDVFVTLTVAGTCVGMGWLGDGSNIALLAAFALLAFIGSVSAARLIEKKEPYR; encoded by the coding sequence ATGGCCTGGGTCTTCGCGATCACCTTCGGCCTGCTGTGCGTGGCCGGCCTGCTGGTGGTCGTCCGGTTGCTGCTCGGCCGCACCACCCTGGACAGGATCGTGGCGGTCGACGTGTTCGTCACGCTGACCGTCGCGGGGACCTGCGTCGGTATGGGCTGGCTGGGCGACGGCTCGAACATCGCGTTGCTGGCCGCGTTCGCGCTGCTGGCCTTCATCGGTTCGGTCAGCGCGGCGCGGTTGATCGAGAAGAAGGAGCCGTACCGATGA
- a CDS encoding Na+/H+ antiporter subunit E: MSEQAIGRRRLVQRLPLVAWLTLVWVMLWGTFDLGTLFFGLVVALLVSTVFPLPPISTNIKVRPLRLLQLVGYLAWDLVSSTARVSWQALRHGPNAKSGIVAVTLRTDSDHITAMVANAVSLAPGKFVLQIDRVNRICYVYALGMRVEDVESVRRDVLALERRVVQAVGSANELALVSGQEG, translated from the coding sequence GTGAGTGAGCAGGCGATCGGCCGCCGGCGGCTGGTGCAACGGCTACCACTGGTGGCCTGGCTGACCCTGGTCTGGGTGATGCTGTGGGGCACCTTCGACCTCGGCACGCTGTTCTTCGGCCTGGTGGTGGCGCTGCTGGTGTCCACCGTGTTCCCGCTGCCGCCGATCAGCACCAACATCAAGGTGCGGCCGCTGCGGCTGTTGCAACTGGTCGGCTACCTGGCTTGGGACCTGGTGAGCTCCACGGCGCGAGTGTCGTGGCAGGCGCTACGCCACGGGCCGAACGCGAAGTCGGGCATCGTCGCGGTGACGCTGCGGACCGACTCCGACCACATCACCGCGATGGTCGCCAACGCGGTGTCGCTGGCGCCCGGCAAGTTCGTCCTGCAGATCGACCGGGTCAACCGGATCTGCTACGTCTACGCGCTCGGCATGCGGGTCGAGGACGTCGAATCGGTGCGGCGCGACGTGCTGGCGCTGGAGCGGCGGGTGGTGCAGGCGGTCGGCTCGGCGAACGAGCTGGCGCTGGTTAGCGGACAGGAGGGATGA
- the mnhG gene encoding monovalent cation/H(+) antiporter subunit G: MSWLEVFSAVCLIGGALSCLLGAIGVLSFPDVTARLQAATKPQTLGLILILTGTAVQLDFIYASGLILVGLFQMLTAPVLAQLVGRAAYRADSIDRETLVVDELGDRIERERRVR, encoded by the coding sequence ATGAGCTGGTTGGAAGTGTTCTCCGCGGTGTGCCTGATCGGCGGCGCGCTGTCCTGCCTGCTCGGCGCGATCGGGGTGTTGAGCTTCCCGGACGTGACGGCCCGGCTGCAGGCGGCGACCAAGCCGCAGACCCTCGGGCTGATCCTGATCCTGACCGGCACCGCGGTGCAGCTCGACTTCATCTACGCCTCGGGGCTGATCCTGGTCGGCCTGTTCCAGATGCTCACCGCGCCGGTGCTGGCGCAGCTCGTCGGCCGGGCGGCCTACCGCGCGGACAGCATCGACCGGGAAACCCTGGTGGTGGACGAGCTCGGCGACCGCATCGAGCGGGAGCGGCGGGTTCGCTGA